A single genomic interval of Marmota flaviventris isolate mMarFla1 chromosome 14, mMarFla1.hap1, whole genome shotgun sequence harbors:
- the Il36b gene encoding interleukin-36 beta, with protein MSSSSPPRLEQPQTGSCPPPHTPVPNPSSSEDPMFTPELQDRPIFYTIRDSQQMVWVLSGDVLIAAPSSNNVQPVTVTLIACRDTELHDEEKGNLVFLGIKGKDLSFCCAEVEGQPTLQLKEVSIMELYRENKARTPFLFFHSLEGSTSAFQSASHPGWFIATSSTAKQPVTLTQERGLANTNFYLGREN; from the exons atgtcttcctcctctcctcctcgcCTTGAGCAGCCGCAGACAGGCAGCTGTCCACCACCTCACACGCCCGTCCCCAACCCCAGCAGCTCCGAAGACCCCATGTTCACCCCGGAGC TTCAGGATAGGCCCATATTCTACACCATTCGTGACTCCCAACAGATGGTGTGGGTCCTGAGTGGAGATGTTTTAATAGCAGCTCCTTCAAGCAACAATGTGCAGCCTG TCACTGTCACCTTGATAGCCTGCAGGGACACAGAATTACACGATGAAGAGAAAGGCAACCTGGTTTTCCTGGGAATCAAGGGCAAAGACCTCAGCTTCTGCTGTGCGGAAGTTGAGGGTCAGCCCACGCTGCAGCTGAAG GAGGTCAGTATCATGGAACTGTACAGGGAGAACAAAGCTCGGACGCCATTTCTCTTCTTCCACAGCCTAGAGGGCTCCACCTCTGCCTTTCAGTCGGCCTCCCACCCCGGCTGGTTCATAGCCACGTCCTCCACAGCCAAGCAGCCCGTGACGCTCACCCAGGAGAGGGGCCTCGCTAACACAAACTTTTATTTAGGTCGTGAGAATTAA